AGCGGCTGCAAGTGGTAGGATTCTTCCCAATGGCGAAAACGGAGGCTCGGACTCGTGCCGGAGATGAGGCCAATAGAAGCAATTTGACCCAAATTTAACCAGTGCAGATCAACCTCGGAGCATTTCAATAAATTAGCTGTAGTGACAGAAACAGAGCATTCCAAACTGTATGTTTCACGCAGATTTAACAAGGAAGAAATTAAAGCTCACGAGAGGAACACAACTTGAAAGGAATTTACCTTTATTCACTGGATGCTTATGGAAATCTGTCTTGCCCTTTCTTACAGGCTCCTGTGCGCATAAAAATTCAGAGTATTTCAAGATGACACCCAGAAAACCGAACGAGCCTCCATGTTTGACATGGGCAACAGAAAGAACCCATGATAAAATGACGACTGCAAAAACAGGaacgctgcattgatcaatgatgGTGTTTTTTTAGGCCATGTACTTCTATCAGTGAAGAGCTGAGAAGGGTTTCACACAATTCAAGAAAGAGAGGCTACTGATATCAATTCCTGTAATTCGTAGAGTTTACCGAAACGCATAGCCCTCAAAGTTGGAATCATCGCCATCCCCGCAAGACGGGAGCAATTCATCGAACACCATCCGGACTAGAGGGAAAGGACGCATTAAATAGCAGAGCGCCCGCGCACGAGAGAGATAGACCTGGCACCGGGCGACGACATCGAATCGCTAGGCGAGGATGTCGACGAGCTTGCCCTTTCCCTCGTCCCCCACTCTGCGTGCCAAGCACCCCGGCCACCCAGCTCAGCGACTCCAGCCGCCCCCGCGCGGCCGCGGCCGCGAGGACTCCTCCGCGACGGCAGAAGCGGAAGAATCTCGCAGCACCACCCGGTGCAAGCGTGGCGGCGGCGTCCGCTGGCCAGCGACGCGGCCAGCGGTGGGGAGACTACGGAAGCAGCCCGCAGCACCACCCGGCGCAAGCGCGGCGGCGGTGTCCGTTGACCAGCGACGAGGCCGGCGGTGGGGAGGCTACGGTCCAGGAATTGTTCTATGTTGGGGAAGAAACAAGGACGGGTTGAGGCGGAGCGCGCCGGCGATGAACGGATCGGGGCGGAGCGCGCCGGCGAATGATTGGTCAGTGGTTTCCTGGGAAGGGTGCAGCACCTTTGGCGAGCACGGCACTTGATGGGAGCAAAACACGAGCCTGTATCGACCCTAAACTCGGGCAGAGAGCCATGATAGGTATCAGGCCTAGCGGTAATAGGTGGCAGGGTACGGGCCCAAAACAGCCCAAAGAGGAAAACTCTAAAGCCTCAACTAAATAAGGAACTCTAAATGCGAATCTCAAAGCAACATCAACCGTGATGATTGCAACCACCGTGGAGTCACAAAATAGAAAAGCTtttctctctatatatatatatatatatatatatatatatatatgtatgtatgtataCAGGATTCGTTGGAGTTCAAAGCAAACGGCATGCAGACGCCGTCACACCGAGCACATAGGCAACTCAATGATTTTGCTTCACCGCGTAGAACCTGGCCCCACAGCACAGCTAGGGAACAAGGCATGCGCCATTATGTAGCATCAGCAGGTGGGATAAGTGTCTCAAAAAAAAAGCAGGTGGGATAAGCACGCACGGTAAGCTGCCGTCCCAATCTTGCCATTTTCTGTTCTCAGCgcatcctcgccgccgccgctcttcCATGGCCCGACCTGCATCGGCGCCGCCCCTACCATCCCTCTCTCCACAACCTCTTTTCTCCCCGCAGGTCGCTCCCCACCACCGCTTTTTTTTTTCCGTGGAAGAATCCCGTTTCCATGTATTTTTCCACATTGGATCTGTGGGAACGACGATGATTGCGCCGGCGTGTCGGGACAGGAGGACCAGTGGAGCATCTTCATCGACATGCTCGTGCTGGAGCCCGCCATCACCGGCTTCTCCGGCCGCAACCTGGAATCGCTGCAAGGGGCACGGGAGATACTCTCCAAGGTGAGGCTGCTGCTCAAGGTGTAGCTCCGGAACCTGGTCTCCCTCCTCAGCTGATACGCCTCCTCTGCTGCCGGGGCCGGAGCCGGGCACAAGATGCTCGTATACCCGCACAAGATGCTCGTATACCCGTACTTTTCAAACGGCAGCCTTGGAGACTTCCTCTTCGGCGAGTCACCTCCATTCCAACCTCGAGTTCTCCATTATCTGCAATAGAAATACTTCTGAATTTAGGGCCAGACTTAAACACAATTCGCCTAATGTTAGAGTTCATGTGGTTTTTTTTTGGTTTCGCTGTCAGGATTCATACGATTTGTAAGGCAGCAGTATAATTATCCGCCACTCCGGTCAACGGTG
This Lolium perenne isolate Kyuss_39 chromosome 1, Kyuss_2.0, whole genome shotgun sequence DNA region includes the following protein-coding sequences:
- the LOC127344012 gene encoding uncharacterized protein isoform X2; amino-acid sequence: MNCSRLAGMAMIPTLRAMRFVVILSWVLSVAHVKHGGSFGFLGVILKYSEFLCAQEPVRKGKTDFHKHPVNKEASSLEGRISNEEGTELLRLAPSFLHYERREWPNVRTLVLALVSVQKDVKGGSKIREAYLIFRLICGC
- the LOC127344012 gene encoding uncharacterized protein isoform X1, with amino-acid sequence MNCSRLAGMAMIPTLRAMRFVVILSWVLSVAHVKHGGSFGFLGVILKYSEFLCAQEPVRKGKTDFHKHPVNKEASSLEGRISNEEGTELLRLAPSFLHYERREWPNVRTLVLALVSVQKDVKSPSYNLMDKPHDGAFTSSSLAS